The following are encoded together in the Culex pipiens pallens isolate TS chromosome 1, TS_CPP_V2, whole genome shotgun sequence genome:
- the LOC120423035 gene encoding inositol hexakisphosphate and diphosphoinositol-pentakisphosphate kinase 2 isoform X13, whose translation MEWSWLKDWWRLKKPRRTHRRSRTADSGTSGGVEADGPAHDGDMEFSDAHGYDQGGYQDETLYSYDDDDDYICYCDECMNGDLDSNDGLDSDDSSTSGKQVVVAVCAMAKKSQSKPMKEILTRLQEFEFIKMVVFSEEVILKEPVEKWPLCDCLISFHSKGFPLEKAIQYAQLRQPYVINNLHMQFDIQVDRRRVYAILEKEGIEIPRYAVLDRDSPDPKQHELVESEDHVEVNGIIFNKPFVEKPVSAEDHNIYIYYPTSAGGGSQRLFRKIGSRSSVYSPESRVRKTGSFIYEDFMPTDGTDVKVYTVGPDYAHAEARKSPALDGKVERDSDGKEIRYPVILSNAEKLISRKVCLAFKQTVCGFDLLRANGKSFVCDVNGFSFVKNSNKYYDDSAKILGNMILRELAPTLHIPWSVPFQLDDPPIVPTTFGKMMELRCVTAIIRHGDRTPKQKMKVEVRHPKFFEIFEKYDGYKYGHIKLKRPKQLQEILDIARSLLAEIQTKAADSEIEEKQSKLEQLKSVLEMYGHFSGINRKVQMKYQPKGRPRGSSSDDGKHRSIDAPKEPSLVLILKWGGELTPAGRIQAEELGRIFRCMYPGGQSRGDGKEGLGAQGLGLLRLHSTFRHDLKIYASDEGRVQMTAAAFAKGLLALEGELTPILVQMVKSANTNGLLDNDCDSSKYQNMAKSRLHELMQIDRDFTVEDRAAINPGNAISINLAMDFVKNPVKCCAHVHSLIQSLLTVVGVKRDDPKTRDAVLYHGETWELMGRRWGKIEKDFCTKNKNFDISKIPDIYDCIKYDLQHNQHTLQFDLAEELYIYAKYLADVVIPQEYGLTVHEKLTIGQGICTPLLKKIRADLQRNIEELGDESVNRLNPRYSHGVSSPGRHVRTRLYFTSESHVHSLLTVLRYGGLLNVLTDEQWRRAMEYVSMVSELNYMSQIVIMLYEDPTKDPFSEERFHVELHFSPGVNCCVQKNLPPGPGFRPHSRNDSVTSKNASGDEESTSRIDEENDTEDENSHGSGQTLPRDSFSDTIKNKDRKMRKIKSSEPIPIGSCHTVSGHEAMDLAKRLSEELAAQQQTQRPLSPDEPRAARSFEHGGKHGGGARMKDNSSNGTSGSGGSVANSHCGPGGSSSTTQRRQRHSIAGQMSYFKMLGGFGKKMATSTNSLFSTAVISGSSSAPNLRDMIPSTASPSAIEGFGGVPPIRPLETLHNALSLRQLDHFLEKMTTGPLFKTPASSPPKTPLPTPTPSPAAALDRTVVGAFVQASWSGHSSMASSISAMSSGGPSSPNYSDIFSRGCPSSEMSASITSTDGSIALAVGGGNRDDLPQIFPMIDNDLNVLGSHFNYDQLAASINAESPARIPPISKDATLDISGDLTPCSDWEFNTNDATKGSTNTANDLTTEEDDEDATISTDTCLSTGDLAGASIGEETASSSNLNLALEACSSGKHIQKEFLFDMKNVRLDVSSLRGDLPPPPASAPPIGPGSSSGATPKVENRFRGNRIQKQISLYEKDSRTESKNLSHGTDKFDRPGPFFKRDQQPSRLHMSFDELQKFIPNVDKNLASKLELEPEKCSKTNKAMSARLNNSPTPGTFLIREGFIEPPRITRVTKSFHGKTDYHQVQVNDIARRASDIVRPSTSIPALDPTTATGLFVGATRDKYNKNQIRQNINTNSMGASGRSGSQSGDSALGMGRFTTSIVQEASGSGSRETTSAHHVEIGTLPMGPSQLFESAGTSTSSGGSGNCDDTMESIPKKVE comes from the exons ATGGAATGGTCCTGGCTGAAAGATTGGTGGCGGTTGAAAAAGCCACGTCGAACTCACCGTCGAAGCAGAACTGCCGATTCCGGTACATCCGGGGGTGTTGAAGCCGATGGTCCGGCGCACGATGGTGATATGGAATTTTCCGACGCCCACGGCTACGATCAGGGCGGTTATCAGGATGAAACCTTGTACAGTtacgacgatgatgacgattACATCTGTTACTGTGATGAATGTATGAAT GGAGATTTGGACTCCAACGATGGCCTGGATTCGGACGATTCGTCCACATCCGGCAAGCAGGTTGTGGTGGCAGTTTGCGCGATGGCCAAAAAGTCCCAGTCGAAGCCGATGAAAGAAATCCTGACGCGGCTGCAAGAATTTGAGTTCATCAAGATGGTTGTGTTCAGCGAGGAAGTGATTCTTAAGGAACCTGTGGAGAAGTGGCCACTCTGCGATTGTTTAATTTCCTTTCACTCCAAGGGATTCCCGCTGGAGAAGGCAATCCAGTATGCGCAATTGAGACAACCGTACGTGATAAACAATTTGCACATGCAGTTTGATATACAGGTA GATCGAAGACGAGTGTACGCAATCTTGGAAAAGGAAGGGATCGAAATTCCGCGGTATGCCGTGCTCGACAGAGACTCGCCGGATCCAAAGC AACATGAGCTTGTCGAGTCCGAGGATCACGTGGAAGTGAATGGAATCATCTTCAATAAACCATTTGTTGAAAAGCCAGTTTCGGCGGAAGATCACAACATCTACATTTACTACCCGACGTCTGCCGGAGGTGGGAGTCAACGGTTGTTCCGTAAG ATTGGCAGCCGCAGTAGCGTGTATTCGCCGGAGTCGCGTGTCCGGAAGACGGGTTCTTTTATCTACGAAGACTTTATGCCGACCGATGGGACAGACGTAAAGGTGTACACCGTCGGGCCGGATTATGCTCACGCCGAGGCTAGAAAGAGCCCCGCTCTTGATGGCAAGGTGGAAAGAGATAGCGACGGAAAAGAGATCCGCTATCCCGTTATTTTGAGCAACGCAGAAAAGTTGATTTCGCGCAAGGTTTGCCTGGCCTTCAAACAAACCGTGTGCGGATTCGATCTGCTGCGTGCAAACGGAAAGTCCTTCGTCTGTGATGTGAACGGGTTCAGTTTCGTGAAGAATTCAAACAAGTATTACGACGACTCGGCCAAAATCCTGGGTAATATGATTCTGCGCGAGTTGGCGCCGACGCTGCACATCCCATGGTCGGTGCCCTTTCAGCTGGACGACCCCCCTATCGTTCCCACCACATTCGGAAAAATGATGGAACTCCGGTGCGTCACCGCAATCATCCGGCATGGAGACCGTACTCCGAAGCAGAAAATGAAGGTCGAAGTGCGGCATCCCAAGTTTTTCGAGATATTCGAAAAGTACGACGGCTACAAGTACGGCCACATAAAACTCAAGCGGCCCAAGCAGCTGCAGGAGATTCTGGACATTGCGCGCTCGCTGCTGGCGGAAATACAAACCAAAGCGGCCGACTCGGAGATTGAGGAGAAGCAAAGCAAGCTGGAGCAACTGAAGAGTGTGCTGGAAAT GTACGGCCACTTTTCCGGCATCAACCGTAAGGTCCAGATGAAGTATCAACCGAAAGGCAGGCCACGTGGATCTAGCTCTGACGATGGTAAACACCGTTCTA TAGATGCACCAAAGGAACCTTCGCTGGTGCTGATATTAAAGTGGGGTGGCGAACTCACGCCGGCGGGTCGCATTCAAGCTGAGGAGCTGGGTCGAATCTTCCGCTGCATGTACCCCGGTGGACAGAGCCGTGGAGACGGGAAGGAAGGCCTCGGTGCCCAAGGATTGGGCCTGCTCCGGTTGCACTCGACATTTCGGCACGATCTGAAGATCTACGCGTCGGACGAAGGTCGGGTACAGATGACGGCTGCGGCATTTGCAAAGGGGTTACTGGCTTTGGAAGGCGAACTGACGCCGATTTTGGTGCAAATGGTTAAGAGTGCAAACACGAATGGGTTGCTGGACAATGACTGTGATTCGAGTAAATATCAGAACATGGCCAAATCTCGGCTACACGAGCTGATGCAAATTGATCGAGATTTTACGGTCGAAGATCGGGCTGCAATTAATCCTGGAAATGCGATTAGTATAAATTTGGCGATGGATTTTGTTAAGAATCCTGTGAAATGCTGTGCACACGTGCATTCGTTGATACAATCACTGTTGACGGTTGTGGGGGTTAAACGAGATGATCCCAAGACCAGGGATGCTGTCCTGTATCATGGGGAAACATGGGAACTTATGGGTCGCCGGTGGGGAAAAATAGAGAAGGATTTCTGcacaaagaacaaaaattttgacatttcaaagATTCCGGACATTTACGATTGTATAAAGTACGACTTACAACACAATCAACACACGCTGCAGTTTGATCTAGCGGAAGAGCTTTACATCTACGCCAAATACTTGGCTGACGTTGTGATTCCACAGGAATATGGACTGACGGTGCACGAGAAATTGACAATCGGACAGGGAATTTGCACGCCACTGTTGAAGAAAATCCGAGCCGACCTGCAGCGCAACATTGAAGAACTCGGTGACGAAAGCGTCAACCGGTTAAACCCTCGCTACAGCCACGGTGTTTCGAGTCCTGGGAGACACGTCCGAACTCGACTCTATTTCACCAGCGAAAGCCACGTACATTCGCTGTTGACGGTGCTACGATATGGAGGACTTCTGAATGTCCTGACTGACGAACAATGGCGACGCGCCATGGAATATGTTTCGATGGTGTCCGAGTTGAACTACATGTCCCAAATAGTGATAATGCTGTACGAGGACCCAACGAAGGATCCCTTTTCTGAGGAACGATTCCACGTAGAACTTCACTTTTCTCCGGGGGTAAATTGTTGTGTTCAAAAGAACCTTCCGCCCGGCCCCGGATTTAGGCCCCACAGCCGGAACGATTCcgttacatcgaaaaatgcg agcgGCGATGAGGAGAGTACGTCCCGTATTGACGAAGAAAACGACACAGAAGACGAAAACTCACACGGATCCGGACAAACTCTTCCCAGAGAT TCTTTTTCAgacacaataaaaaataaagatcgCAAAATGCGCAAGATCAAATCCTCCGAACCGATCCCGATTGGCTCGTGTCACACGGTGTCCGGCCACGAGGCAATGGATCTCGCAAAACGACTCAGTGAAGAGCTGGCCGCCCAGCAGCAGACCCAGCGGCCTCTCAGCCCGGATGAACCGAGGGCGGCACGGTCTTTCGAGCACGGTGGAAAGCATGGCGGCGGAGCCCGCATGAAAG ACAACAGTTCAAACGGCACGTCCGGCAGcggtggcagtgttgccaacagTCACTGTGGCCCGGGTGGTTCGTCTTCAACGACACAAAGACGTCAACGACACAGCATTGCCGGCCAGATGAGTTACTTTAAAATGCTAGGTGGATTCGGCAAAAAAATGGCCACTAGCACAAACAGCTTGTTCAGTACGGCGGTCATCAGCGGAAGCTCGTCGGCGCCGAACTTGCGGGATATGATACCGAGTACGGCCTCACCATCAG CAATTGAAGGATTTGGTGGCGTGCCTCCGATACGCCCACTGGAGACGTTGCACAATGCGTTGTCCCTGCGCCAGCTGGACCACTTTCTGGAGAAGATGACCACCGGACCGCTGTTCAAGACGCCAGCCTCGTCGCCGCCCAAAACGCCGTTGCCCACTCCGACTCCCAGCCCGGCGGCGGCACTCGATCGGACCGTTGTGGGAGCGTTTGTCCAGGCCA GTTGGAGCGGCCACTCGAGCATGGCGAGCAGCATCAGTGCAATGTCCAGCGGGGGTCCTTCGTCACCCAACTACAGCGACATTTTTTCCCGCGGATGTCCGAGCAGTGAAATGTCTGCCAGTATCACCAGCACCGATGG GAGCATTGCACTGGCAGTTGGCGGAGGAAATCGGGACGATCTGCCGCAAATTTTCCCGATGATTGACAACGACCTGAACGTGCTGGGATCACACTTTAATTACGATCAGTTGGCGGCCAGTATCAACGCGGAGAGTCCGGCACGGATTCCACCGATTAGCAAGGACGCTACACTGGACATAAGCGGAGATTTGACGCCGTGCTCAGACTGGGAGTTTAACACCAACGACGCCACGAAAGGTTCCACCAATACCGCAAATGACTTG ACAACCGAGGAAGACGACGAAGATGCCACAATTTCGACGGATACATGCTTAAGTACAGGAGACTTGGCCGGTGCCAGTATTGGAGAGGAAACTGCCTCTTCATCAAATTTGAATCTAGCACTTGAAGCGTGCTCGAGTGGTAAACACATCCAAAAGGAGTTCCTTTTTGACATGAAAAATGTTCGGCTTGACGTTAGCAGCCTGAGAGGTGatcttcctcctcctccggcATCTGCTCCACCTATTGGTCCCGGCTCTAGCAGTGGCGCTACGCCAAAGGTGGAGAACCGTTTTCGAGGTAATCGCATCCAGAAGCAAATAAGTTTATACGAAAAGGATTCCCGCACAGAGTCGAAAAATCTATCACATGGAACGGACAAATTTGATCGTCCGGGGCCATTTTTCAAGCGTGATCAGCAACCGTCCCGTTTGCACATGTCCTTTGATGAGCTGCAAAAGTTTATACCGAACGTAGACAAGAATTTGGCTTCCAAGTTGGAGCTGGAACCGGAAAAGTGCTCAAAAACCAACAAAGCCATGTCCGCTCGGTTGAACAACAGTCCAACTCCGGGAACCTTCCTTATCCGAGAGGGGTTTATCGAACCTCCGCGAATAACCCGTGTTACGAAAAGTTTCCACGGAAAAACTGACTACCATCAGGTTCAGGTGAATGACATTGCACGACGAGCAAGCGATATTGTGCGGCCATCTACTTCAATTCCGGCCCTAGACCCAACCACGGCAACTGGACTATTCGTCGGCGCTACCAGggacaaatacaacaaaaatcaaataagacAAAACATCAACACAAACTCTATGGGTGCTAGCGGTAGAAGTGGGTCACAAAGTGGAGATTCGGCGCTAGGAATGGGTCGGTTCACCACATCAATAGTGCAAGAAGCTTCCGGCTCCGGTTCTCGAGAGACCACCAGCGCACATCATGTTGAAATTGGTACTTTGCCGATGGGCCCAAGTCAATTGTTTGAATCGGCCGGTACATCAACCAGTTCTGGCGGTTCTGGTAACTGTGACGACACAATGGAAAGTATACCAAAAAAAGTAGAATAA